A window of the Sporosarcina sp. FSL K6-2383 genome harbors these coding sequences:
- the hemE gene encoding uroporphyrinogen decarboxylase translates to MTQFNDTLLRAARGEKIEHTPVWYMRQAGRSQPEYLKIKEKYSLEEITHQPELCAYVTKLPVDQYNVDAAILYKDIVTPLPGLGVDVKIKAGVGPVISNPIRTVQDVHNLGDLSPQDDIPFVLETIKILTKEQLNVPLIGFAGAPFTLASYMIEGGPSKSYNLTKSFMVSEPEAWFALMDKLADMTITYITAQVAAGAKAIQIFDSWVGALNVADYRIFIKPVMTRIFTELRKLNVPLITFGVGASHLANEWHDLPVDVVGLDWRLSIKEAGERGMTKPLQGNLDPSMLLADWNIIEERAKVIIEQGVEHGSHIFNLGHGVFPDVKPATLKKLTEFIHSYSAQLRK, encoded by the coding sequence ATGACACAATTTAACGATACACTGCTCCGCGCCGCCCGTGGCGAAAAAATTGAGCACACACCTGTTTGGTACATGAGGCAGGCAGGACGTTCACAACCTGAATACTTGAAAATTAAAGAGAAATATTCATTGGAAGAAATCACGCATCAGCCTGAGCTTTGTGCTTATGTAACGAAGCTTCCGGTTGATCAATATAATGTCGATGCAGCGATTCTTTATAAAGACATCGTAACACCTCTACCAGGCCTTGGTGTGGATGTGAAGATCAAAGCGGGTGTTGGGCCAGTGATTTCTAACCCAATCCGTACTGTTCAAGATGTCCATAATCTCGGTGATTTATCACCTCAGGACGATATTCCATTCGTTTTGGAAACGATAAAAATATTGACGAAAGAGCAGTTGAATGTGCCACTTATCGGTTTTGCAGGAGCTCCATTCACGCTTGCGAGTTATATGATTGAAGGTGGACCTTCGAAAAGTTATAACCTGACAAAGTCATTCATGGTATCCGAGCCTGAGGCATGGTTCGCCTTGATGGACAAGTTGGCAGATATGACGATTACGTATATTACTGCACAAGTGGCAGCAGGTGCGAAAGCGATTCAAATTTTTGATTCATGGGTAGGCGCTTTGAATGTTGCGGATTACCGGATTTTCATTAAACCAGTAATGACACGTATTTTCACAGAACTGCGTAAATTGAACGTTCCACTCATCACATTCGGTGTAGGTGCGAGTCACTTGGCTAATGAATGGCATGACCTTCCAGTAGACGTTGTAGGACTGGACTGGCGTTTGTCTATCAAGGAAGCGGGCGAGCGTGGCATGACGAAGCCGTTGCAAGGTAATCTAGATCCGTCAATGCTATTGGCTGACTGGAATATTATCGAAGAACGTGCGAAGGTTATTATCGAGCAAGGCGTAGAGCATGGTAGCCATATCTTTAACTTGGGCCACGGCGTCTTCCCAGATGTTAAACCAGCAACATTGAAAAAGCTTACTGAATTTATTCATAGTTATAGTGCACAACTACGTAAATAA
- the hemH gene encoding ferrochelatase — protein MTKKQMGLLVMAYGTPNKEEDIESYYTHIRHGRPPAPEQLEDLRNRYAAIGGISPLAKITENQANALCHRLNEVQDDIEFKVYIGLKHIAPFIEDAVEKMHADGIKEAVSIVLAPHFSTFSVKSYNGRVKEEADKHGMTITSVESWYKQPKFIDFWVGQVRGTFDSMSEEQRAAACLIVSAHSLPEKILANGDPYADQLKETADLIAAAAGVDNYEVGWQSEGQTPEPWLGPDVQDLTRALHTDKGYNTFVYTPVGFVSDHLEVLYDNDYECKVVCDDIGASYYRPAMPNVDPLFVDAMVDAVFDKMKEA, from the coding sequence ATGACAAAGAAACAAATGGGACTGTTAGTAATGGCTTACGGGACTCCGAATAAGGAAGAGGATATTGAATCGTATTATACACATATCCGACATGGTCGCCCGCCGGCACCTGAACAATTAGAGGATTTACGCAATCGGTACGCGGCGATTGGTGGAATTTCACCGCTTGCCAAAATTACTGAAAACCAAGCCAATGCGCTTTGTCATCGTTTGAATGAAGTGCAGGACGACATTGAATTTAAAGTTTATATCGGATTAAAGCATATCGCACCATTTATCGAAGATGCAGTAGAAAAAATGCATGCAGATGGCATTAAAGAAGCGGTATCAATCGTATTGGCACCTCATTTCTCAACGTTTTCCGTCAAATCGTATAACGGACGTGTAAAAGAAGAAGCTGACAAGCATGGCATGACCATTACATCAGTGGAAAGCTGGTACAAGCAGCCGAAGTTTATTGACTTTTGGGTGGGGCAAGTTCGGGGGACGTTTGACAGCATGAGTGAAGAACAACGGGCAGCTGCTTGCCTGATTGTTTCAGCGCATTCATTACCAGAAAAGATTTTAGCGAACGGTGATCCGTATGCGGACCAGTTGAAAGAAACGGCTGATTTAATTGCCGCTGCAGCTGGCGTGGATAACTACGAAGTCGGCTGGCAAAGTGAAGGACAGACACCAGAACCTTGGCTTGGTCCAGATGTTCAAGATTTGACACGCGCCTTGCATACCGACAAAGGCTATAACACATTTGTCTATACACCGGTTGGCTTCGTTTCCGACCATCTCGAAGTGTTATATGACAATGATTATGAATGTAAAGTTGTTTGTGATGATATCGGTGCTTCTTATTATCGTCCAGCAATGCCGAATGTCGACCCACTATTCGTCGATGCAATGGTGGATGCTGTGTTTGATAAAATGAAGGAAGCATAA
- the hemY gene encoding protoporphyrinogen oxidase codes for MDEQNKKVVIVGGGITGLSAAFYMQKEAREKGLPLDVLLIEASHRLGGKIQTVRRDGFVIERGPDSFLIRKKSVGLLAEDLGIEDQLVKNATGQAYVFVNGVLHPIPGGSVMGIPTEITPFLKTGLFSWAGKIRAAGDFVLPRSAIQGDQSLGGFFRRRFGGEIVDNLIEPLLSGVYAGDIDHMSLQSTFPQFYEVEKKHRSLILGMKKTTPRQLPQKNSHSTKKEGVFHTFRNGLETLVEAIEQQLEPGSVMKGVRTEAIESVGNKTIIDLNDGRKVEADAVILTTGHEMASHLFAPHGLLQDLGQIPTTSVATVALAFPASSVVQDKEGTGFLVSRNSDYSITACTWTHRKWPTSTPEGKVLIRAFVGRVGEEAIVDLPDAEIEKIVLADLSKIINITGNPDFTIVTRWKKDRPQYRVGHKQRIEAARTELQAKFPHVKLAGASYNGVGLPDCIDQGRAAVREIMDELF; via the coding sequence ATGGACGAACAAAACAAAAAGGTAGTAATCGTCGGGGGAGGGATTACGGGCCTCTCTGCGGCATTTTATATGCAAAAAGAAGCGCGTGAAAAAGGACTTCCACTCGATGTACTTCTGATCGAAGCGTCGCACCGTCTTGGCGGTAAAATCCAGACGGTGCGACGTGATGGCTTTGTCATTGAACGTGGTCCGGATTCATTTTTAATCCGTAAAAAAAGTGTCGGATTGCTAGCTGAGGATCTAGGTATTGAAGACCAGCTTGTGAAAAATGCAACAGGACAGGCATATGTATTCGTTAATGGTGTATTGCATCCGATTCCGGGTGGTTCCGTAATGGGAATTCCAACAGAAATCACTCCGTTTTTGAAGACAGGTCTATTTTCTTGGGCAGGTAAAATTCGTGCGGCTGGCGATTTCGTCCTTCCGCGTTCTGCTATACAAGGTGATCAGTCATTGGGTGGCTTTTTCCGTCGGCGTTTCGGCGGGGAAATCGTGGATAATCTAATCGAGCCGTTATTGTCAGGCGTCTACGCAGGAGATATTGACCATATGAGCCTGCAATCGACATTTCCACAGTTTTACGAAGTGGAGAAAAAACATCGTAGTCTCATTTTAGGCATGAAAAAAACGACACCCAGACAATTGCCACAGAAGAATAGTCATAGTACGAAAAAGGAAGGCGTCTTCCATACATTCCGGAATGGGCTTGAAACGTTAGTCGAAGCCATTGAACAACAACTTGAGCCGGGGTCTGTTATGAAGGGCGTGCGAACCGAGGCAATCGAGTCGGTAGGGAATAAGACGATAATTGACTTGAATGATGGTCGTAAAGTTGAAGCAGATGCCGTTATTTTGACGACGGGTCACGAAATGGCAAGCCACTTATTTGCACCGCATGGTCTGTTACAGGATCTTGGGCAAATTCCGACCACATCTGTTGCAACAGTTGCACTAGCATTTCCAGCGTCATCTGTTGTACAGGACAAGGAAGGAACTGGTTTTCTCGTTTCAAGAAATAGTGATTATTCGATTACAGCATGTACGTGGACACATCGTAAATGGCCTACATCAACGCCAGAAGGAAAAGTGCTGATTCGTGCATTTGTCGGGCGCGTCGGTGAAGAGGCGATTGTGGATTTACCAGATGCTGAAATCGAAAAAATTGTTCTTGCTGATCTGAGTAAAATTATTAACATTACGGGCAATCCAGATTTCACAATTGTGACGCGTTGGAAAAAAGACAGACCGCAGTATCGAGTCGGGCACAAACAACGTATTGAGGCAGCGAGGACCGAGCTACAAGCGAAGTTTCCACACGTGAAACTAGCAGGTGCTTCCTATAATGGCGTCGGTTTACCGGATTGTATCGATCAGGGACGAGCTGCAGTGAGAGAAATTATGGATGAATTATTTTGA
- the yhfH gene encoding protein YhfH translates to MIENVIEFFKNLPAKVCTSCGKEIDEQHECYGNKCDSCNIL, encoded by the coding sequence ATGATCGAAAACGTCATCGAGTTTTTCAAAAACCTTCCTGCTAAAGTATGTACGTCTTGCGGAAAAGAAATTGACGAGCAGCATGAATGCTACGGCAACAAATGCGACTCTTGCAATATTTTATGA
- a CDS encoding lipoate--protein ligase yields the protein MYFIDNKGITDPRINLAIEEYALKNMDIEKESFLLFYINEPSIIIGKNQNTIEEIDTEYVEANGIHVVRRLSGGGAVYHDLGNLNFSFITKDDGESFRNFKKFTEPVVQALAEMGVKAELLGRNDILVEGRKISGNAQFSTNGRMFSHGTLMFDTEIERVVSALKVRKDKIESKGIKSIRSRVANITEFLTESMTIEQFRLNILKSIFGGEEKIQYMELTDEDWANIHALSAERYANWDWNYGKSPKFNMQHSHRFPVGGLDVRLDVNKGIIENVNIFGDFFGVGEVAVIEGSLKGVQYDRQSMSEALATLDIPTYLGGITKEEFLQLIY from the coding sequence ATGTATTTCATTGATAACAAAGGAATTACTGACCCACGCATCAACCTGGCAATTGAGGAGTATGCACTGAAAAATATGGATATAGAAAAAGAATCCTTTTTGCTGTTCTATATTAACGAGCCGTCCATCATCATTGGGAAAAATCAGAACACGATTGAGGAGATTGATACAGAATATGTGGAGGCGAATGGTATTCATGTTGTTCGTCGTCTATCGGGTGGAGGAGCCGTCTATCATGACCTTGGCAATTTGAATTTCAGCTTCATTACAAAAGATGATGGTGAATCATTCCGGAATTTTAAGAAGTTTACGGAGCCCGTCGTTCAAGCACTTGCTGAAATGGGCGTGAAAGCGGAATTACTAGGCCGTAATGATATTTTAGTCGAGGGGCGCAAAATTTCTGGGAATGCACAGTTCTCAACGAATGGTCGCATGTTCAGTCACGGAACGCTGATGTTTGACACTGAAATCGAGCGAGTTGTTTCGGCGCTTAAAGTGCGGAAGGACAAGATTGAATCGAAAGGCATTAAATCGATTCGTAGTCGTGTAGCTAATATTACGGAGTTTCTCACTGAGTCGATGACGATTGAGCAGTTTCGCTTGAATATATTGAAATCGATTTTTGGCGGAGAAGAAAAAATTCAGTATATGGAGCTGACAGACGAAGATTGGGCTAACATCCATGCGTTATCTGCAGAGCGTTATGCGAACTGGGATTGGAACTATGGGAAATCACCGAAGTTCAACATGCAGCATTCGCATCGCTTCCCAGTTGGCGGCTTAGACGTTCGACTAGATGTTAATAAAGGCATCATTGAAAACGTCAACATTTTCGGTGATTTCTTCGGTGTTGGAGAAGTAGCTGTCATCGAGGGAAGTTTGAAAGGTGTCCAGTACGATAGACAATCCATGAGTGAGGCATTGGCTACGCTTGATATTCCAACCTATCTTGGCGGTATTACGAAGGAAGAGTTTCTGCAATTGATTTATTGA